A genomic stretch from Vibrio algarum includes:
- a CDS encoding peptide ABC transporter ATP-binding protein: protein MPLLDFRHLTIEIETPHGLVKAVDRMSLTIQEGDIRGLVGESGSGKSLVAKAIVGICKDNWRVSADRMRFGDVDLLQLTPKERRKVIAKDVAMIFQEPSTCLDPSEAVGNQLAESIPSQTFQGRWWQRLKWRKKQAVALLHKVGIKDHKRIMSSYPYELTDGECQKVMIAMAIAAKPRLLIADEPTNDLDPITQSQILRLLSRMNQVHNTTILLIGHDLTTITQWATRITVMYCGQSVESAATEQILKAPKHPYTIALLKAMPDFSDWIPHKQKLQSLPGSIPALQHLPIGCRLGPRCPYAQRQCVEIPYSKKIKGHKYSCHFPLNTGAK, encoded by the coding sequence ATGCCATTACTGGATTTTAGGCACCTAACCATTGAAATAGAAACACCACATGGATTAGTCAAGGCTGTCGATAGAATGAGCCTTACGATACAAGAAGGTGACATACGTGGTTTAGTAGGTGAATCAGGTTCTGGTAAAAGCCTCGTCGCTAAAGCGATAGTTGGTATCTGCAAAGATAATTGGCGTGTTAGTGCCGATCGAATGCGATTTGGAGACGTTGATCTGCTCCAGTTGACACCGAAAGAAAGGCGCAAAGTTATCGCTAAAGATGTCGCGATGATATTCCAAGAGCCCTCCACCTGTTTAGACCCATCTGAAGCGGTGGGTAACCAATTGGCAGAATCCATACCATCGCAAACTTTCCAAGGTCGCTGGTGGCAACGTCTAAAGTGGCGTAAGAAACAAGCCGTGGCGTTACTGCATAAAGTTGGTATCAAGGATCATAAAAGGATAATGAGCAGCTATCCATATGAGCTTACCGATGGTGAATGCCAAAAAGTAATGATAGCGATGGCCATTGCCGCTAAACCTCGCTTGTTGATTGCCGATGAACCAACCAATGATTTGGATCCTATTACCCAATCACAGATATTGCGTTTATTGAGCCGTATGAACCAAGTTCATAACACGACTATTTTACTTATAGGGCACGACCTAACAACAATCACACAATGGGCAACAAGAATTACCGTTATGTACTGCGGCCAATCTGTAGAATCGGCTGCAACAGAACAAATTCTCAAAGCACCAAAACATCCTTATACCATCGCACTTTTGAAAGCGATGCCCGATTTTAGTGATTGGATTCCCCATAAGCAAAAATTACAATCTTTACCAGGTTCAATCCCGGCGCTACAACACTTACCTATAGGTTGTCGATTAGGGCCTCGCTGTCCCTATGCACAGAGACAATGTGTTGAGATCCCTTATTCTAAGAAAATAAAGGGACATAAATATTCTTGTCACTTCCCGTTGAACACAGGGGCTAAATAA
- a CDS encoding ABC transporter permease subunit, whose amino-acid sequence MLTNSIYQEEHIPTQFERFAKSFRNNNLAMFGVWCLGLIILITLTAHWIAPHDPNLQTGHLLVPPSWATEGSIEYFLGTDDLGRDILSRILTGSRYTFGAAILVTIIAGLIGSFIGILAGMTRGLLSSTLNHLFDTVMSIPSLLLAIIFVAFLGFGEFNILLAIGLALIPRFIRSIYTAIHAELEKDYIMAARLDGANDLYLLLNSIFPNILAIIAAEVTMALTLAIMDITALGFLGLGAQAPSTEWGAILGDSVELIYLAPWTVTLPGLAIMFTVIVINLVGEGIRQALNAGVE is encoded by the coding sequence ATGTTAACCAATAGCATATATCAAGAGGAACATATACCTACTCAGTTCGAACGTTTTGCTAAGAGTTTCCGCAATAACAATTTAGCGATGTTTGGTGTCTGGTGTCTTGGCCTAATAATATTAATTACACTAACAGCACACTGGATTGCTCCGCATGATCCAAACCTGCAAACCGGTCATTTATTGGTTCCACCATCTTGGGCAACAGAAGGTAGTATTGAATATTTCTTGGGTACCGACGATCTTGGTCGAGATATCCTTTCAAGAATTTTAACCGGGTCTCGATATACGTTTGGCGCCGCCATTTTAGTCACTATTATCGCAGGCTTAATTGGTAGCTTTATCGGTATTTTAGCTGGGATGACGCGTGGTTTGCTGTCTAGTACGCTGAACCACCTATTTGATACCGTTATGTCAATCCCCTCACTACTTTTAGCCATCATTTTTGTCGCTTTTTTAGGCTTTGGTGAGTTTAATATATTATTGGCTATTGGTTTGGCGTTGATACCAAGGTTTATCCGTTCAATCTATACAGCGATACACGCAGAACTAGAAAAAGATTACATTATGGCAGCTCGCCTTGATGGTGCTAATGATCTGTATTTATTGCTTAATTCTATATTCCCCAATATTCTTGCCATCATCGCTGCAGAAGTCACTATGGCATTAACATTGGCAATTATGGATATCACCGCCCTTGGCTTTTTAGGCTTAGGAGCACAAGCACCCAGCACCGAATGGGGTGCTATTTTAGGTGATTCTGTTGAGTTGATTTACCTTGCTCCATGGACGGTCACACTGCCCGGTTTAGCCATCATGTTTACGGTTATTGTTATAAATTTGGTCGGTGAAGGTATTCGACAAGCATTAAATGCAGGAGTTGAGTAA
- a CDS encoding ABC transporter permease translates to MFRYTIRRFNLFAITLIILTFVGFSILRLDNESPWAHMSYLQGWSHYVQELWNLNFGLNKQGYPIIEDIVVVFPATLELVFISFMLALFIGIPVGTIAGMRQGKFIDTVISFTSMSGYSAPLFWVALLLIMFFSLDMELLPVSGRYDLLYEIEHVTGFAIIDAFLSDNPYKAEALQSVLEHLVLPSLVLALAPTTQIVQLMRASVAEVMTQNYIRAARIKGLSTREIITEHVFRNALPPIFPTLGVQLSSMITFAIITESIFNWPGIGRWLLNALANQDYASIQAGVMVVASFVLSANILSDLLGTLSNPLVRKEWYVNQ, encoded by the coding sequence ATGTTTCGTTATACTATTCGTCGCTTTAACCTCTTTGCGATTACATTAATTATATTGACCTTTGTCGGTTTTAGCATTCTCCGCTTAGACAACGAGTCTCCTTGGGCTCACATGAGTTACTTACAGGGTTGGTCGCACTATGTACAAGAATTATGGAATTTAAACTTTGGTTTAAATAAACAAGGTTACCCAATCATTGAAGATATTGTGGTGGTTTTTCCTGCCACGCTAGAACTTGTTTTCATCTCTTTCATGCTTGCTCTTTTTATTGGTATCCCTGTCGGAACTATCGCGGGTATGCGACAAGGTAAGTTTATCGATACTGTCATTTCATTCACATCGATGTCTGGGTACTCCGCACCATTATTCTGGGTAGCGCTTTTATTGATCATGTTTTTTTCATTAGACATGGAGCTACTCCCTGTCTCAGGCCGATATGATCTATTGTACGAGATTGAGCATGTTACAGGCTTTGCCATCATTGATGCATTCTTATCTGACAACCCTTATAAAGCCGAAGCACTACAGAGTGTATTGGAGCATTTAGTTTTACCATCCCTAGTCCTTGCACTTGCACCTACTACACAAATTGTTCAATTGATGAGGGCCTCTGTTGCAGAAGTTATGACTCAAAATTACATTCGTGCAGCGAGAATTAAGGGTTTATCGACACGTGAAATTATCACTGAACATGTTTTTCGCAATGCTTTACCGCCCATATTTCCAACATTAGGCGTGCAACTTTCAAGTATGATCACCTTTGCCATTATCACAGAATCTATTTTTAACTGGCCAGGAATTGGCAGATGGCTTTTAAATGCGTTAGCCAATCAAGATTACGCCTCAATTCAAGCGGGGGTTATGGTGGTCGCCTCCTTCGTTTTATCTGCCAATATATTGTCTGATTTACTTGGTACGTTATCGAATCCATTAGTAAGGAAAGAGTGGTATGTTAACCAATAG
- a CDS encoding ABC transporter substrate-binding protein, with amino-acid sequence MKAILKFTTGFFSIGLLIGCSDNIDHEKIRKQGFVSCGHSAPNSFNPQLVEGGITAESLSPQIYDSLLTLDPTTQKPVASIATSWQVNKDGTEYTFKLKQGVEFQSTDWFTPTRALNASDVLFSFNRLIDPNHSFYLVGNASYPWFESIGFSELVKRVEAIDSQTVKFTLNKADNTFLSNISTTHAVILSKEYALQLEIKDEKNLIDELPVGTGPFYLAEYQVGDLVRLKKHPKYWQGEPKLEQVVFDISSRGTGPLAKLLRKECDVLYSPLSSQIPIIKQHHDLILEAKPSMNVSFIAINTEHPALSDQRVRKALSLSINRKSILDAVYFGTGEQAYSILPPSSWAYQKDSNQIRYDKNYAVGLLRDAGYTQGLKLSMWVPLEASPYNPSPRKTAELIQAQYADIGIELELFTSDRFNRTELSKHTDIDLILTGWNASTGDPDNFLRPLLSCSAEESGLNVSMWCNPDFDFLLDLARETNQERYRLNLYKEAQYMMNEEVPVIPIAHGAQFLTYHQSLTGFESSPFTSKSFHKVRRVK; translated from the coding sequence ATGAAAGCAATTTTAAAGTTCACCACAGGATTCTTTAGTATCGGATTACTGATCGGGTGTAGCGACAATATTGATCACGAAAAAATTCGCAAACAAGGTTTTGTCTCTTGTGGACATAGCGCTCCAAATTCCTTCAATCCACAGTTAGTGGAAGGTGGCATCACTGCAGAATCATTGAGCCCGCAAATTTATGATTCGTTGCTAACGCTTGATCCTACGACTCAAAAACCAGTTGCCAGTATTGCCACATCCTGGCAAGTCAATAAAGACGGTACAGAATATACTTTTAAGCTCAAACAAGGTGTTGAGTTTCAGAGCACTGATTGGTTTACACCAACCAGAGCCCTTAATGCCTCCGACGTTCTGTTTAGCTTTAACCGTTTGATAGACCCTAACCACTCTTTTTATTTAGTCGGTAATGCAAGTTACCCTTGGTTTGAAAGTATTGGATTCAGTGAACTAGTAAAAAGGGTTGAAGCCATAGACTCACAAACCGTAAAATTTACTTTAAATAAAGCTGACAACACTTTTCTATCCAACATTTCCACTACTCACGCTGTTATTTTATCGAAAGAGTATGCGTTACAACTCGAAATCAAAGACGAAAAAAATCTTATCGATGAGTTACCTGTTGGTACAGGCCCGTTCTATTTGGCTGAATATCAGGTCGGTGATTTAGTAAGGCTTAAAAAGCACCCTAAGTACTGGCAAGGCGAACCAAAACTTGAACAAGTAGTATTTGATATTTCTTCTCGTGGTACTGGGCCTCTTGCCAAGCTGCTACGCAAAGAGTGTGATGTTCTCTACTCCCCACTTTCTAGTCAAATACCAATTATCAAACAGCACCATGACTTAATATTGGAAGCTAAGCCTTCGATGAACGTTTCGTTTATCGCTATCAACACAGAGCACCCAGCATTGAGCGATCAACGAGTCAGGAAAGCGTTAAGCCTCTCAATCAATCGGAAAAGTATCCTAGATGCTGTCTATTTTGGAACAGGTGAACAAGCTTATTCCATATTGCCACCAAGCTCTTGGGCGTATCAAAAAGACTCCAATCAAATAAGGTACGATAAAAATTATGCCGTGGGTTTACTACGAGACGCAGGCTATACTCAAGGCCTAAAACTTTCAATGTGGGTACCGTTAGAAGCCAGTCCTTATAACCCTAGCCCAAGAAAAACAGCAGAATTAATTCAAGCACAGTATGCTGACATTGGTATCGAGCTAGAATTATTTACTAGTGACCGATTTAATCGTACCGAATTGTCGAAACATACTGATATAGATTTAATTCTCACCGGATGGAACGCAAGTACGGGAGATCCAGATAACTTCTTACGTCCACTGCTTTCGTGTAGTGCCGAAGAGTCAGGTTTAAACGTATCTATGTGGTGTAACCCTGATTTTGATTTTTTATTAGATTTAGCAAGAGAGACCAATCAAGAGAGATACCGACTAAACTTATATAAAGAAGCACAATATATGATGAATGAGGAAGTTCCCGTCATTCCGATTGCTCACGGTGCTCAGTTTTTGACATACCATCAATCGCTCACTGGCTTTGAATCTAGCCCATTCACGTCCAAGAGTTTTCACAAAGTTAGGAGAGTCAAGTAG
- the pspF gene encoding phage shock protein operon transcriptional activator, translating into MSRAIFLSVCYDKYNQLLVKITTLILECNVEQQTLIGESPLFLSVLDKVSRLAPIERPVLIVGERGTGKELIAQRLHYLSKRWDQPLVMLNCSSLSEGLIDTELFGHEAGAFTGSKGRHQGRFERAEGGTLFLDELATAPLSVQEKLLRVIEYGQYERVGGSKTLNANVRLVCATNANLPKMARSETFRADLLDRLAFDVVHLPPLRERKEDILLLAQHYAMKMCRELSLPLFVGFTDRVTNEILEHQWPGNVRELKNVIERAVYQHGKSDLPIDNLVLDPFKCEWEDSSATNILDSVEEHKLTTLELPIDYKKWQEQQDIQLLHQVMEEAKHNQRTAAELLNLSYHQIRGMLRKYNIVGQANENTQNQQE; encoded by the coding sequence ATGAGTAGAGCGATTTTTCTATCAGTATGCTATGATAAATATAACCAACTATTGGTAAAAATTACCACCCTAATTTTGGAGTGCAATGTGGAACAACAAACCCTGATTGGAGAATCACCACTTTTTCTTTCTGTTTTAGATAAAGTTTCTCGCTTGGCTCCTATCGAAAGACCTGTGCTTATCGTTGGAGAACGAGGGACAGGTAAAGAATTAATTGCACAAAGACTGCATTATTTGTCGAAACGTTGGGATCAACCATTGGTGATGCTTAACTGCTCCAGCCTAAGTGAAGGTCTCATTGATACGGAACTTTTTGGCCATGAGGCCGGGGCTTTTACTGGATCTAAGGGGCGACATCAAGGGCGGTTTGAGCGTGCGGAAGGCGGTACGCTGTTTTTAGATGAGTTGGCGACAGCACCGTTATCAGTACAGGAAAAACTGCTTCGAGTTATTGAGTATGGGCAATATGAACGAGTTGGTGGAAGTAAAACTCTTAATGCAAACGTTAGGCTTGTTTGTGCCACCAATGCAAACCTTCCAAAAATGGCAAGAAGTGAAACGTTCCGTGCGGATTTATTAGATCGGTTGGCATTTGATGTGGTTCATCTTCCACCACTAAGAGAGCGTAAAGAAGATATCCTTTTGCTTGCTCAACATTACGCGATGAAAATGTGTCGTGAATTATCACTTCCATTATTTGTCGGCTTTACAGATAGGGTGACCAACGAAATATTAGAACATCAATGGCCCGGAAATGTACGAGAGTTAAAAAATGTTATAGAACGTGCCGTTTATCAACATGGAAAATCTGATCTTCCAATAGACAACCTCGTTTTAGACCCCTTCAAATGTGAATGGGAAGATTCAAGTGCAACCAATATACTAGACAGTGTCGAAGAACATAAACTAACAACGTTAGAACTGCCCATCGATTATAAAAAATGGCAAGAGCAACAAGATATCCAATTACTCCATCAGGTTATGGAAGAAGCTAAACACAATCAGCGTACCGCAGCTGAGTTACTTAATCTAAGTTATCATCAGATTCGTGGGATGCTACGAAAATATAATATTGTTGGCCAAGCAAACGAGAATACTCAGAACCAACAAGAGTAA
- the pspA gene encoding phage shock protein PspA, giving the protein MGIFSRFADIINSNVSSLLDKAEDPEKMIRLILQEMEDTLVEVRTNSAKAIADKKELSRRVSSMESHIEEWQNKASLALTKSREDLARAALIEKQKLIDIVKSLHIEQSLVEETIDKLTGEISKLETKINETRAKQQALVIRREAAGSRRDVQKHLHTSRTNEAFSKFEQYERKIDQLEAEADTYEMSGKAKSLDQEFAELQASDEIEKELQKLKEKMNKDQ; this is encoded by the coding sequence ATGGGTATTTTTTCGCGTTTCGCTGATATCATCAATTCAAATGTAAGTTCTTTGCTAGACAAAGCCGAAGACCCAGAAAAAATGATCCGTCTTATACTACAAGAGATGGAAGATACCTTGGTCGAGGTACGTACCAACTCGGCGAAGGCAATTGCTGATAAAAAAGAGCTTTCCCGCCGTGTTAGTTCTATGGAATCACATATTGAAGAGTGGCAAAACAAAGCGTCATTAGCGTTAACGAAAAGTCGAGAAGATTTGGCACGAGCGGCGCTGATAGAAAAGCAAAAACTTATCGATATCGTGAAAAGTTTACACATTGAGCAATCATTGGTTGAAGAAACTATCGACAAATTGACCGGCGAAATCAGCAAGCTAGAAACTAAAATTAATGAAACACGAGCTAAGCAACAGGCGTTAGTGATTCGACGTGAAGCCGCTGGGAGTCGCCGAGACGTGCAAAAGCACCTTCATACTAGCCGTACAAACGAAGCTTTTTCTAAATTTGAACAGTATGAGCGAAAGATTGATCAGTTAGAGGCTGAAGCTGATACCTATGAGATGTCAGGAAAAGCCAAGTCTTTGGATCAAGAATTTGCTGAGCTACAAGCAAGCGACGAGATTGAAAAAGAGTTGCAAAAACTAAAAGAAAAGATGAATAAAGACCAATAA
- the pspB gene encoding envelope stress response membrane protein PspB, whose protein sequence is MTAAIITGPIIVFLIFVAPIWLFLHYRGKTKSEQGLTSEDYERLESLTSKAESLQKRVDTLERILDSESPSWRQNHER, encoded by the coding sequence ATGACAGCGGCCATAATTACCGGACCTATCATAGTATTTTTGATTTTTGTTGCGCCGATTTGGTTATTTCTTCACTATCGTGGCAAAACAAAGTCCGAACAAGGCTTGACCAGTGAAGATTACGAACGTCTAGAGTCTTTAACCTCTAAAGCAGAGTCATTGCAAAAGAGAGTCGATACGTTAGAGCGTATCTTGGACTCGGAGTCACCAAGTTGGAGACAGAATCATGAAAGATAG
- the pspC gene encoding envelope stress response membrane protein PspC, whose amino-acid sequence MKDRQLYRDPVNGKLAGVCAGIANYFGLEIWLVRILVVSAALLGGSFLVVVAYVAFTLMLEKQPYEYQETIKTKQDHKIKNKAWQAGQTPESLLNNIDNELARVENGVRNIEAYVTSESFKVNREFSKL is encoded by the coding sequence ATGAAAGATAGACAACTATACCGTGATCCGGTGAATGGCAAGCTAGCGGGGGTATGTGCTGGTATTGCCAATTATTTTGGTTTAGAAATCTGGCTAGTTCGAATATTGGTGGTCTCTGCTGCGCTTTTGGGTGGTAGCTTTTTGGTTGTGGTTGCTTATGTTGCATTTACGTTGATGTTAGAAAAGCAACCGTATGAATATCAAGAAACCATCAAGACCAAACAAGACCACAAAATTAAAAACAAAGCATGGCAGGCAGGGCAAACTCCTGAAAGTCTACTCAATAATATCGACAATGAACTGGCTCGGGTAGAAAATGGCGTAAGAAACATAGAAGCCTATGTTACGTCCGAGTCTTTTAAAGTGAACAGAGAATTTAGCAAGCTCTAA
- a CDS encoding efflux RND transporter periplasmic adaptor subunit, whose product MFKSQLFTFLFCTLLLAGCKEAPPVPEPDSRPAKLFAVSVGNNDLVRTFPAIAQAGDKAVMAFRVPGQLSQLNVNSGDLVERGDILAALNPDEYELLQKQARANFELANVQYQRMKKLRKDQVVSEQDFDKALATYKSANASLDQASANLSYTSLIAPYAGTVSIVNVENHEYISVNQPVMNVQTTSVLKIEFQLPGYLLNRFRGGPNKKATMTFDSFPQESFSVQLLEIDTEADSKTNSYKTTLVMDRPDEVGVLPGMSGQVRVSLPKTDATDVPDSALFTENEKQYVWRVNEEGLTEKVEIVLSEKGTVESGLNDGDLVVISGVAGVEEGTKVREWIKERGL is encoded by the coding sequence ATGTTTAAGTCCCAACTCTTTACCTTTCTCTTTTGTACTCTATTACTCGCTGGGTGCAAAGAAGCCCCTCCAGTCCCAGAGCCAGATTCTCGACCCGCTAAATTGTTTGCCGTTTCTGTTGGCAATAACGACTTAGTCAGAACATTTCCAGCCATCGCTCAAGCCGGAGATAAGGCGGTTATGGCGTTTCGCGTACCCGGCCAGTTGAGCCAACTCAACGTTAACTCAGGTGATCTCGTAGAGCGTGGGGATATACTTGCAGCGTTGAATCCGGATGAATATGAATTGCTACAAAAGCAGGCACGAGCCAATTTCGAGTTAGCAAATGTTCAATACCAACGAATGAAAAAACTACGAAAGGATCAAGTAGTATCAGAACAGGACTTCGATAAAGCGCTGGCTACCTATAAATCCGCCAACGCTTCGTTAGACCAAGCGTCAGCAAACCTTAGTTACACTAGTTTGATTGCGCCATACGCTGGGACTGTTTCTATTGTTAATGTAGAAAATCACGAATATATCAGCGTTAACCAACCCGTGATGAATGTTCAAACCACTTCAGTTTTAAAAATTGAATTTCAGTTACCAGGCTATCTGTTAAATCGATTTCGTGGTGGGCCGAATAAAAAAGCAACCATGACTTTCGATTCTTTCCCACAAGAATCATTTTCTGTTCAGCTGCTTGAAATAGATACGGAAGCTGATTCAAAGACCAACAGTTATAAAACCACCTTAGTTATGGATAGACCGGATGAAGTTGGTGTATTACCGGGGATGTCAGGGCAAGTTAGAGTATCTCTACCGAAAACAGACGCAACCGATGTTCCGGATAGTGCCTTGTTTACTGAAAACGAAAAGCAGTATGTTTGGCGCGTTAACGAAGAAGGCTTAACGGAGAAAGTAGAAATAGTATTAAGTGAAAAAGGGACGGTAGAGTCGGGATTAAATGATGGTGATTTGGTGGTGATTTCTGGTGTAGCAGGCGTTGAAGAAGGCACCAAAGTCCGAGAATGGATTAAAGAGAGAGGGCTATAA
- a CDS encoding efflux RND transporter periplasmic adaptor subunit, which produces MNKLFYAVVLSSLVALNGCGEKPVQTMKELPRVRILDLSSQTDAVYDGRMFFPAIAAAADRSHLSFRLAGQVNNLNVNEGELVSKGQVIAEIDPTDFKLEVENKKASYNVADSQYRRSAPLVEKGLLAQSQFDELAAQRMIAKAEYDLAKLRLTFTQLKAPIDGIISRVNVEQFEQVQAGQQIVNIHNPHFVDIVLQVSDKLFANTPKIEDFQSVEADVKVTDGLIYTAKLKEYTTEQDQQTATYTVTLTMPMPEELLILDGMAVEVAPKKGHVGDIHTVAISIPIEAIFNPDGDTLDRLNKFVWVLQPDNTIKRTKVLTGRVSYKEIQVLSGLTNEDKIVIAGISSRLRDGMKVDLVTQEAN; this is translated from the coding sequence ATGAATAAACTCTTTTACGCCGTTGTACTCAGTTCTTTAGTTGCTCTAAACGGTTGTGGTGAAAAACCAGTTCAAACCATGAAAGAGCTTCCTAGAGTTCGTATTTTAGACCTTTCGTCCCAAACCGATGCGGTTTACGACGGCCGAATGTTCTTTCCTGCCATTGCTGCTGCGGCTGATCGGTCTCATCTGAGTTTTCGATTAGCAGGTCAAGTAAACAATCTAAATGTCAATGAAGGTGAGCTAGTCAGTAAAGGGCAGGTTATTGCTGAAATCGACCCAACAGATTTTAAATTAGAAGTTGAAAACAAAAAGGCGTCATATAATGTTGCTGATAGCCAGTATAGGCGTTCAGCGCCTTTAGTCGAAAAAGGACTGCTAGCCCAATCACAATTCGATGAATTGGCAGCCCAACGGATGATAGCAAAAGCAGAGTATGACTTGGCTAAGTTGCGCTTAACATTCACCCAATTAAAAGCCCCAATAGATGGCATTATCTCTCGAGTCAATGTCGAACAATTTGAGCAGGTTCAGGCTGGTCAACAAATCGTTAATATTCATAATCCACATTTTGTAGATATTGTGCTTCAAGTATCAGATAAGCTTTTTGCTAACACTCCAAAAATTGAAGATTTCCAGTCGGTTGAAGCCGACGTTAAAGTAACCGATGGGCTTATTTATACAGCAAAGCTTAAAGAATATACTACCGAGCAAGATCAACAAACTGCCACCTATACCGTTACGTTAACCATGCCTATGCCTGAGGAGTTGTTGATTTTAGACGGAATGGCAGTAGAGGTAGCCCCTAAAAAAGGTCATGTCGGTGACATACATACCGTTGCAATCTCAATACCAATAGAGGCGATATTTAACCCTGATGGAGATACCTTGGATAGGTTAAATAAATTTGTTTGGGTATTGCAACCAGACAATACAATTAAACGTACAAAAGTTTTGACCGGTCGAGTTAGTTATAAGGAAATTCAAGTATTAAGTGGATTAACGAATGAAGACAAGATAG